One Phaseolus vulgaris cultivar G19833 chromosome 11, P. vulgaris v2.0, whole genome shotgun sequence genomic window carries:
- the LOC137830363 gene encoding putative cyclin-D6-1 isoform X1 — translation MEFDLENPLENLHSDAVSYLFLIESDHTPSQNHSHTHKPKDLDISIRGELVSLISQLSCILDPALSYLATNYLDRFLASQGISQPKPWILRLIAVSCISLAVKMMRTECSDVQALLNQSDGGIMFETQTVRRMEALILGALQWRMRSITPFSFIPFFIALMGLKGSPMGTVLKNRASEIIFMSQGEIRLWEFKPSIIAATALLCASHELFPFQYPSFLKAIIDSSYVNKESVEQCYKVIQDIAIEEEYESALNGVSRSDTPINVLDHHFLSSESEKSNGITVADSPLRQERDLKRRKITPCGNNPTIHNSWIN, via the exons ATGGAGTTTGACCTTGAAAACCCTTTGGAAAATCTTCACTCCGATGCTGTCTCTTACCTCTTCCTCATTGAATCTGACCACACCCCATCACAGAATCATTCTCACACTCACAAACCCAAAGATCTTGACATCTCTATCAGAGGAGAACTTGTTTCCTTAATCTCACAG CTGTCCTGCATTTTGGATCCGGCTTTGTCTTATCTTGCTACCAACTATCTGGATCGGTTCCTAGCCAGCCAAGGGATTTCG CAACCGAAGCCATGGATCCTCAGGCTCATTGCTGTCTCTTGCATTTCTCTTGCTGTCAAGATGATGAGAACTGAATGCTCTGATGTTCAG GCTCTTTTGAATCAAAGTGATGGGGGCATAATGTTTGAGACACAAACGGTGCGAAGAATGGAAGCACTTATCTTGGGAGCATTACAATGGAGAATGCGGTCGATCACCCCATTCTCCTTCATACCTTTCTTCATTGCCTTGATGGGGCTCAAAGGCTCACCAATGGGGACGGTTCTGAAAAACCGTGCCTCTGAAATCATATTCATGTCACAAGGAG AGATAAGGCTTTGGGAGTTCAAGCCATCTATAATTGCTGCAACTGCCCTTTTGTGTGCTTCTCATGAGTTGTTTCCTTTTCAATATCCCTCCTTCTTAAAAGCAATAATCGATTCTTCATATGTAAATAAA GAAAGCGTGGAGCAGTGCTACAAAGTGATACAAGACATAGCCATAGAGGAGGAGTACGAGTCTGCGTTGAATGGGGTTTCAAGGTCAGACACGCCGATTAATGTGTTGGACCATCATTTTCTGAGTTCAGAAAGTGAAAAATCCAACGGAATCACCGTTGCTGATTCTCCTCTGAGACAAGAGAGGGACCTCAAAAGACGGAAAATCACTCCATGTGGAAACAATCCAACGATCCACAATTCTTGGATTAACTAA
- the LOC137830363 gene encoding putative cyclin-D6-1 isoform X2: protein MEFDLENPLENLHSDAVSYLFLIESDHTPSQNHSHTHKPKDLDISIRGELVSLISQLSCILDPALSYLATNYLDRFLASQGISQPKPWILRLIAVSCISLAVKMMRTECSDVQALLNQSDGGIMFETQTVRRMEALILGALQWRMRSITPFSFIPFFIALMGLKGSPMGTVLKNRASEIIFMSQGEIRLWEFKPSIIAATALLCASHELFPFQYPSFLKAIIDSSYESVEQCYKVIQDIAIEEEYESALNGVSRSDTPINVLDHHFLSSESEKSNGITVADSPLRQERDLKRRKITPCGNNPTIHNSWIN from the exons ATGGAGTTTGACCTTGAAAACCCTTTGGAAAATCTTCACTCCGATGCTGTCTCTTACCTCTTCCTCATTGAATCTGACCACACCCCATCACAGAATCATTCTCACACTCACAAACCCAAAGATCTTGACATCTCTATCAGAGGAGAACTTGTTTCCTTAATCTCACAG CTGTCCTGCATTTTGGATCCGGCTTTGTCTTATCTTGCTACCAACTATCTGGATCGGTTCCTAGCCAGCCAAGGGATTTCG CAACCGAAGCCATGGATCCTCAGGCTCATTGCTGTCTCTTGCATTTCTCTTGCTGTCAAGATGATGAGAACTGAATGCTCTGATGTTCAG GCTCTTTTGAATCAAAGTGATGGGGGCATAATGTTTGAGACACAAACGGTGCGAAGAATGGAAGCACTTATCTTGGGAGCATTACAATGGAGAATGCGGTCGATCACCCCATTCTCCTTCATACCTTTCTTCATTGCCTTGATGGGGCTCAAAGGCTCACCAATGGGGACGGTTCTGAAAAACCGTGCCTCTGAAATCATATTCATGTCACAAGGAG AGATAAGGCTTTGGGAGTTCAAGCCATCTATAATTGCTGCAACTGCCCTTTTGTGTGCTTCTCATGAGTTGTTTCCTTTTCAATATCCCTCCTTCTTAAAAGCAATAATCGATTCTTCATAT GAAAGCGTGGAGCAGTGCTACAAAGTGATACAAGACATAGCCATAGAGGAGGAGTACGAGTCTGCGTTGAATGGGGTTTCAAGGTCAGACACGCCGATTAATGTGTTGGACCATCATTTTCTGAGTTCAGAAAGTGAAAAATCCAACGGAATCACCGTTGCTGATTCTCCTCTGAGACAAGAGAGGGACCTCAAAAGACGGAAAATCACTCCATGTGGAAACAATCCAACGATCCACAATTCTTGGATTAACTAA